One Lysinibacillus fusiformis genomic window carries:
- a CDS encoding SprT family protein, with protein MNNKELQQLVNRISLESFHKPFLHQAYFNGRLRSTGGRYLLQSHHIEINPKAFEIYGVREVEGIVRHELCHYHLHLGGKGYQHRDKDFRDLLKKVNAPRFCSTLQTSTTTSKKQRTLYTYTCVKCQQIYIRKIKLNVKKYCCGKCTGPLKLKE; from the coding sequence ATGAACAATAAGGAACTGCAACAGCTTGTTAATCGAATTTCATTAGAAAGCTTTCATAAACCATTTCTGCATCAAGCTTATTTTAATGGTAGATTACGTTCAACAGGTGGACGCTATCTATTACAATCACACCATATTGAAATAAATCCTAAGGCGTTTGAAATATATGGTGTAAGGGAAGTAGAAGGAATAGTTCGTCATGAGCTATGTCACTATCATCTCCACTTAGGAGGGAAAGGCTATCAACATCGTGACAAAGATTTCCGAGATTTATTAAAAAAGGTGAACGCACCTCGCTTTTGTTCGACATTGCAAACATCTACAACTACGAGTAAAAAACAGCGCACTCTTTATACATATACATGTGTAAAATGTCAGCAGATTTATATTAGAAAGATTAAATTAAATGTGAAGAAGTACTGCTGTGGCAAGTGCACAGGTCCATTAAAACTGAAGGAATAA